In the genome of Podarcis raffonei isolate rPodRaf1 chromosome 17, rPodRaf1.pri, whole genome shotgun sequence, one region contains:
- the LOC128405326 gene encoding taste receptor type 2 member 7-like: MGITTPLAISLQTILAIESAVAFLGNGFILVVNGHRWLQNRKMAPCDFLLTSLSTSRIMLQLTMLTNKILYCNSAESDMRAYGRDIGTFLWISLSNVSLWCAAWLNVLYCVKVTNFPHRLFLWLKLRIDVLAPRLLGMVIITLMLFSVPPTILYFENKKPCNLSGTLTRNASLSKVCQKPFFIFRTLQLCSLCMNFILSVTASMVLLISLSRHRRNLRKSGAVIKDLSTQVYLNVMKSFLFSLLVDMTYFPALIIPVGDFFRYGTYGNLGFVIMLSAIPSAHTIILILSNPKLKEILLRILNIRRVAS; this comes from the coding sequence ATGGGCATAACTACTCCACTTGCTATCTCTTTGCAGACCATTCTAGCAATTGAGTCCGCTGTTGCCTTTTTAGGAAATGGATTTATCCTAGTTGTGAATGGGCACCGATGGCTCCAAAACAGGAAGATGGCCCCTTGCGACTTTCTCTTGACCAGTTTGAGCACCTCCAGAATTATGTTGCAGCTGACCATGCTGACAAATAAAATTCTGTACTGCAACTCTGCAGAGAGCGATATGCGTGCATATGGACGAGATATTGGCACATTTCTCTGGATATCTCTCAGCAACGTCAGCCTCTGGTGTGCCGCATGGCTCAATGTCCTCTACTGTGTGAAGGTCACCAACTTCCCCCATCGCCTGTTCCTCTGGCTGAAGCTAAGGATCGATGTACTTGCACCCAGACTGCTTGGAATGGTGATAATAACTCTCATGCTCTTCTCTGTTCCTCCAACCATTCTTTATTTTGAAAACAAGAAGCCCTGCAATCTCTCTGGAACTCTGACAAGGAATGCCAGTCTCAGCAAAGTTTGCCAAAAACCATTCTTCATCTTTAGAACTCTCCAGTTATGTTCTTTATGCATGAATTTCATTCTCAGTGTAACGGCATCCATGGttttgctcatctctctttcGAGGCACAGAAGGAATCTCAGAAAGAGTGGCGCTGTCATTAAGGACCTCAGCACTCAGGTCTATCTCAATGTCATGAAGTCTTTTTTGTTCTCTCTGCTCGTTGACATGACGTACTTTCCTGCTTTAATCATTCCTGTAGGCGATTTTTTCAGGTATGGCACATATGGCAATTTAGGTTTTGTGATAATGCTGTCTGCAATCCCTTCAGCACATACCATAATCTTAATATTGTCCAATCCCAAACTGAAAGAAATCTTATTGCGCATACTAAACATCAGACGTGTGGCTTCATAA
- the LOC128405328 gene encoding taste receptor type 2 member 7-like, with amino-acid sequence MGITTPFGIFFQTFLAIESAVAFLGNGFIIVVNGHRWLQNRKMAPCDFLLTSLSTSRIMLQLTIMMNNILYNSLPENYMRTSTKEIGAYFWLFLSSVSLWCATWLDIFYCVKVTNFPHHLFLWLKLRIDVLVSRLLGMVIIALMLFSVPPTILYFENKKLCNLSGTLTQNASLSKVCKDPLSAFRILQFCSMCMSFILSVTASVLFLISLWRHMRNLRKSGSAIKDFSTQVYLNVMKSLLFSVFFGITYFAALLIRMANFYMSGTNMLLVFDLVLSALLSAHSVILILSNAKLKVILMHILNLR; translated from the coding sequence ATGGGCATAACTACTCCTTTTGGCATCTTTTTCCAGACCTTTTTAGCAATTGAGTCTGCTGTAGCCTTTTTAGGAAATGGATTTATCATAGTTGTGAATGGGCACCGATGGCTCCAAAACAGGAAGATGGCCCCTTGCGACTTCCTCTTGACCAGTTTGAGCACCTCCAGAATTATGCTACAGCTGACCATCATGATGAATAATATTCTGTACAACAGCCTTCCAGAGAACTATATGCGTACTTCTACAAAAGAGATTGGCGCATATTTCTGGTTGTTTCTCAGCAGTGTTAGCCTCTGGTGTGCCACATGGCTTGATATTTTCTACTGTGTGAAGGTCACCAACTTCCCCCATCACCTGTTCCTCTGGCTGAAGCTAAGGATCGATGTACTTGTATCTAGACTGCTTGGAATGGTAATCATAGCTCTCATGCTCTTCTCTGTTCCTCCAACCATTCTTTATTTTGAAAATAAGAAGCTCTGTAATCTCTCCGGAACTCTGACACAGAATGCCAGTCTCAGCAAGGTTTGCAAAGACCCATTATCTGCTTTTAGAATTCTACAGTTCTGTTCTATGTGCATGAGTTTCATCCTGAGCGTAACGGCATCCGTGCTTTTCCTCATCTCTCTTTGGAGGCACATGAGGAATCTAAGAAAGAGTGGCTCTGCCATTAAGGACTTCAGCACTCAGGTCTATCTCAACGTCATGAAGTCTTTGTTGTTCTCTGTGTTCTTTGGCATTACGTATTTTGCTGCTTTACTCATTCGTATGGCTAATTTCTACATGTCTGGCACAAATATGCTATTAGTTTTTGATTTAGTGCTGTCTGCACTCCTTTCAGCACACTCAGTAATCTTGATATTGTCCAATGCAAAACTCAAAGTAATCTTAATGCACATTCTGAACCTCAGATAA